One part of the Desulfonema ishimotonii genome encodes these proteins:
- a CDS encoding RHS repeat domain-containing protein, which produces MSIPGLNDTTYDYYANGRLRFVQTGERKTEYAYTEEAGFIESVTAPDGVVTYFSDHDAVGRPHLVEIKVDTHEPPLKTVGFDYDKNGNTTAIVTPGDIRHGFGFNNTDRNDQYDTPRSGSYVYKYDKERRLTQEIFPSAEAIIYDYDPGNTGDKSRLREIRPSDSTGTIFYDYYEDCGTKPKSVGRGLESVTYTYDGSLVKSEISGGTVSQTISHVYDNDGDFLPDSFSYGGIDVALDYDNDGLLTDIGNFTVVRDYDFGDGDNKNGLPWQVLENSAPILERDFIRYGETDREAYTGGADAFAWEVTLRDTNGRITEKTETLSGSEDTGYVYAYDDMGRLRTVTKDGELVEEYRYDEKGRRNYEWNKLRNIYRTANDDFAYDNEDCLTGIGSADYEYDADGFLLRKTDGADVTLYDYSLRGELLSVSLPDGRFIGYIHDPLGRRIAKKIDGTITEKYLWAGLTTLLAVYDGSDNLLMRFEYADGRMPVAMTKGGQRYYLAYDQVGSLRAVTDASGNLVKRIEYDTFGNILTDSDPLFEVPFGFAGGLHDRDTGLIRFGYRDYDPDTGRWTAKDPILFAGGDTDLYGYCVNDPVNWIDPLGLRSTEQNIMSVAQITSGVATIVSGAVPFANGAAGLFFATSATATVAALGPTIVGLGLIYAGLWVVGEAMMDMDPCLPTDETGPMETLGLFFGGENGRIGGKVTDTAFDAYGTATGPGISLRVVNGILLYGDAKGWKQEFSSRPTD; this is translated from the coding sequence GTGAGCATTCCCGGCCTGAATGACACGACGTATGATTATTATGCCAACGGCAGGCTCCGGTTTGTCCAGACCGGTGAAAGAAAAACCGAATATGCATACACGGAGGAGGCCGGATTCATCGAGAGTGTGACAGCCCCCGACGGCGTGGTCACCTATTTCAGTGATCACGACGCCGTAGGTCGTCCCCACCTGGTTGAAATCAAGGTTGACACACACGAACCTCCCCTGAAAACCGTCGGGTTCGACTATGACAAAAACGGCAACACCACCGCCATAGTCACGCCGGGCGATATCAGACACGGCTTCGGCTTCAACAACACCGACCGGAACGATCAGTACGACACCCCCCGGAGCGGGAGCTATGTGTATAAATACGATAAAGAGCGGCGTCTGACACAGGAAATATTCCCGTCAGCCGAAGCGATTATCTATGATTATGATCCGGGTAATACCGGCGACAAATCCCGGCTGCGGGAAATCCGTCCGTCGGACAGCACGGGCACGATTTTCTATGACTATTATGAGGACTGTGGCACAAAGCCGAAATCTGTTGGCAGGGGCTTGGAATCCGTAACGTATACCTATGACGGCAGTCTGGTCAAATCCGAAATATCGGGCGGGACGGTGAGTCAGACGATCAGCCATGTCTATGACAATGACGGGGATTTTCTGCCTGACAGCTTTTCATACGGGGGTATCGACGTCGCTCTGGACTATGATAATGACGGCCTGCTGACCGATATCGGGAATTTTACCGTTGTGCGTGATTATGATTTCGGCGATGGCGACAACAAAAACGGTCTGCCGTGGCAGGTGCTTGAAAACAGCGCCCCGATCCTCGAACGCGACTTCATCCGCTACGGCGAGACGGACAGAGAGGCATATACCGGCGGCGCGGATGCTTTTGCCTGGGAAGTGACCCTGCGGGACACAAACGGTCGGATCACGGAGAAAACCGAGACGCTCTCCGGTTCGGAAGACACCGGATATGTTTATGCCTATGACGACATGGGCCGTCTGCGCACTGTCACCAAAGACGGAGAGCTGGTCGAAGAGTACCGGTATGACGAAAAGGGCCGGAGAAATTATGAATGGAACAAGCTCCGGAACATTTACCGGACAGCAAACGACGATTTTGCCTATGATAACGAGGACTGCCTGACCGGGATCGGCAGCGCGGATTACGAATATGACGCGGACGGGTTCCTTCTCCGAAAGACCGACGGCGCGGATGTGACGCTGTATGATTATTCCCTCCGGGGCGAACTCCTGAGCGTCTCCCTGCCCGATGGCCGTTTCATCGGGTATATTCACGATCCCCTGGGCCGGCGCATTGCCAAAAAGATTGACGGCACAATCACGGAGAAGTACCTCTGGGCCGGGCTGACCACCCTGCTGGCTGTGTACGACGGCAGCGACAACCTGCTCATGCGCTTTGAATACGCAGACGGCAGAATGCCCGTCGCCATGACAAAGGGCGGACAGCGGTATTATCTTGCATATGATCAGGTCGGTTCGCTGCGGGCGGTCACGGATGCGTCCGGCAATCTGGTGAAGCGGATTGAATATGATACGTTCGGCAATATTCTGACCGACAGCGATCCGCTCTTCGAAGTACCGTTCGGATTTGCCGGAGGATTGCATGACCGGGATACCGGTTTGATACGCTTCGGGTATCGGGATTATGACCCGGATACAGGACGGTGGACCGCCAAAGACCCGATTTTATTTGCAGGCGGCGATACGGATCTGTATGGGTATTGTGTTAATGATCCGGTGAATTGGATTGATCCGCTGGGGCTGAGAAGTACAGAACAAAATATCATGTCCGTTGCTCAGATCACATCTGGCGTGGCTACGATTGTGAGTGGGGCCGTACCGTTTGCGAATGGGGCTGCAGGGCTTTTCTTTGCTACTAGCGCAACTGCTACCGTTGCTGCTTTGGGGCCTACAATTGTCGGTTTAGGGCTAATCTATGCAGGGCTTTGGGTGGTTGGGGAAGCCATGATGGATATGGATCCGTGTCTGCCTACTGACGAAACGGGGCCGATGGAAACTCTAGGATTGTTTTTTGGGGGAGAAAACGGGCGAATAGGAGGCAAAGTCACAGACACAGCATTTGACGCGTATGGCACAGCGACAGGTCCGGGAATTTCTCTGAGAGTTGTTAACGGCATACTTCTTTACGGTGATGCGAAGGGGTGGAAGCAAGAATTTTCGTCTCGCCCAACTGATTAA
- a CDS encoding tetratricopeptide repeat protein, producing MQSISYPNLSEIFNNEVYKKYFDEGGNVQTALSLVNSFLNKYPYYPEAIIFKARMLIVAGELEHALEYLKIAKKIDKWRVVYSFDIAEILYKKGEKRKAIGYLKFAFESLFDEAIHGLENFLISIELNEDKENEAISFVKKEMIKYVKNDSESISLDRMLSMLNKAGEADID from the coding sequence ATGCAATCAATCAGTTATCCGAATTTGTCAGAAATTTTTAACAATGAAGTCTACAAAAAATATTTTGATGAAGGAGGAAATGTGCAAACCGCACTTTCATTGGTGAATTCCTTTTTAAATAAATATCCCTATTATCCAGAAGCAATTATCTTTAAAGCAAGAATGCTGATCGTCGCCGGAGAATTGGAGCATGCACTCGAATATCTCAAGATTGCAAAAAAAATTGACAAATGGAGAGTTGTCTATTCATTTGATATTGCAGAAATTTTGTATAAAAAAGGTGAAAAAAGAAAGGCCATCGGATATTTGAAATTTGCATTTGAATCATTGTTTGATGAAGCTATTCATGGGTTAGAAAACTTTCTGATAAGTATAGAATTAAATGAAGACAAAGAAAATGAAGCAATATCATTTGTAAAAAAAGAAATGATCAAATACGTTAAAAATGATTCTGAATCTATTTCCTTAGATCGAATGTTGAGTATGTTAAACAAGGCAGGAGAAGCGGACATAGATTAG
- a CDS encoding RHS repeat domain-containing protein, translated as MFQPPFSFHNHRIAKKIDGTITEKYLWSGLTTLLAVYDANDSLLMRFEYAAGRMPVAMTKGGQRYYFAYDQVGTLRVVTDASGNAVKRIRYDSFGNILTDSDPLFEVPFGFAGGLHDRDTGLVRFGYRDYDPDAGRWTAKDPILFAGGDTDLYGYCLGDPVNWVDPFGLANDQSGMGPLSGSDSDIVKAREIAADKNAGPAEAKKYLKNTIREEREKLKNLKGKERKKLLKRIDQLKGAMKVIPRYYPPQAYPLFIINPDLMRQILDDHSDSCLNES; from the coding sequence ATTTTTCAGCCGCCTTTTTCTTTTCATAATCACCGCATTGCCAAAAAGATTGACGGCACAATCACGGAGAAATACCTCTGGTCCGGGCTGACCACGCTGCTGGCGGTTTATGATGCGAATGACAGCCTGCTCATGCGCTTCGAATACGCGGCAGGCAGAATGCCGGTCGCCATGACAAAGGGCGGGCAGCGGTATTATTTTGCGTATGATCAGGTGGGCACACTTCGGGTGGTGACGGATGCGTCCGGCAATGCGGTGAAACGCATTCGGTATGACTCCTTCGGCAACATTCTGACCGACAGTGATCCGCTCTTCGAAGTGCCTTTTGGCTTCGCAGGCGGCTTGCATGACCGGGACACCGGATTGGTAAGGTTCGGATATCGGGATTATGACCCGGATGCGGGAAGGTGGACGGCGAAAGATCCGATTTTGTTTGCCGGTGGCGATACGGATTTGTATGGGTATTGTCTGGGGGATCCGGTGAATTGGGTTGATCCCTTTGGTTTAGCCAACGATCAAAGTGGTATGGGGCCATTAAGTGGATCGGATAGCGATATAGTCAAAGCAAGAGAAATAGCTGCTGATAAAAATGCAGGCCCGGCGGAGGCCAAAAAATATCTGAAAAATACAATAAGAGAGGAAAGAGAAAAATTGAAAAATTTGAAGGGTAAAGAGAGGAAAAAGCTGTTAAAACGAATTGACCAGTTAAAAGGGGCTATGAAAGTTATTCCAAGATATTACCCTCCTCAAGCATACCCATTATTTATAATCAATCCCGATCTTATGAGGCAAATTTTAGATGACCATTCTGATAGTTGTCTGAATGAATCATAG